Proteins encoded together in one Saimiri boliviensis isolate mSaiBol1 chromosome Y, mSaiBol1.pri, whole genome shotgun sequence window:
- the LOC141583040 gene encoding testis-specific chromodomain protein Y 1-like — MASQEFEVEAIVDKRQNQKGKTEYLVRWKGYDKQDDTWEPEQNLTNCRECICDFIRRQTEKQSKWTWTRTGGISSNNVRKRASRTSTYSFSKNSPKMPLTGKHHKSKNNNLFAARQNIRENTASLLPHSKNSKQKNSTIKTLVPNSPVNDQDTVRSFLKPEKLDPVAPVQEDKVAFKVAAEKPIRISSDSDTQEARIENRTQTQPLMSQMSDSVTASMATESDKKESIVVLMDPSAANGTTNMHTSVSRVRGGKREIIDDRKDQPFIKRMYFTIRLKESANRYKDIVVKKDHGFTQILLSTISTEKNALNTEVIKEIINALETAAVDDSKLVLFSAAGSVFCCGLDFGYIAKHLRNDRNRMSTEIVDTIKNFVNHFIHFKKLIVVSVNGPAIGLGASILPLCDLVWANEKAWFQTPYMTFGQSPDGCATVTFPRIMGEASANEMLIGGRKLTAREACAKGLVSQVFLTATFTQEVMIQIKRLASCNPVILEKCKTLVCCNIKKELEQANERECEMLKKIWSSADGIESMLKYVQTKIDEL, encoded by the coding sequence ATGgcttcccaggagtttgaggtggaaGCTATTGTtgacaaaagacaaaaccaaaaagggAAGACAGAGTATTTGGTTCGGTGGAAAGGTTATGACAAACAGGATGACACTTGGGAACCAGAGCAGAACCTCACAAACTGTAGAGAATGTATTTGTGACTTTATCAGACGACAGACTGAAAAACAGTCAAAATGGACATGGACCAGAACAGGTGGAATTTCTTCAAACAATGTAAGGAAACGAGCTTCCAGAACTTCCACATATAGCTTTTCTAAGAACTCTCCTAAAATGCCATTGACTGGCAAACACCACAAATCCAAAAACAACAACTTGTTTGCTGCCAGACAGAACATTAGAGAAAACACAGCTTCACTTCTCCCTCACTCCAAAAATTCgaaacagaaaaattcaactATCAAGACACTTGTACCTAATAGTCCAGTTAATGACCAGGACACAGTTAGGTCTTTTCTGAAACCTGAGAAACTAGATCCTGTTGCACCAGTTCAGGAGGACAAGGTGGCAttcaaggtggcagcagagaaACCGATCAGAATTTCATCAGATTCTGACACACAAGAGGCTAGAATAGAAAACAGGACCCAGACACAACCACTCATGTCTCAGATGTCTGACTCAGTTACTGCTTCCATGGCCACAGAGTCAGATAAGAAAGAAAGTATAGTGGTATTAATGGACCCTTCAGCAGCCAATGGAACAACAAACATGCATACGTCTGTTTCAAGAGTGAGAGGTGGAAAAAGAGAGATTATTGATGATAGAAAAGACCAGCCTTTTATCAAGAGGATGTATTTCACCATCAGGCTAAAAGAAAGTGCCAACAGATACAAAGACATTGTTGTCAAGAAAGACCATGGATTCACCCAGATATTGCTATCTACTatatcaacagagaaaaatgcCCTCAATACAGAAGTcattaaagaaatcataaatgctcTGGAAACGGCTGCTGTGGATGACAGCAAGCTTGTGTTGTTCAGCGCAGCTGGCAGTGTCTTCTGCTGTGGTCTTGATTTTGGGTACATTGCGAAGCATTTACggaatgacagaaacagaatgaGCACTGAAATTGTGGACACAATTAAGAACTTTGTgaaccattttattcattttaaaaaacttattgttGTATCAGTCAATGGTCCAGCCATTGGACTAGGTGCATCCATACTACCTCTTTGTGACTTGGTTTGGGCTAATGAAAAGGCTTGGTTTCAAACCCCGTATATGACCTTTGGACAGAGTCCAGATGGCTGTGCTACTGTTACATTTCCAAGGATCATGGGTGAAGCATCTGCCAATGAAATGTTGATTGGTGGGCGAAAGCTGACAGCACGGGAGGCATGTGCCAAAGGCCTGGTCTCTCAGGTGTTCTTGACTGCAACTTTCACCCAAGAGGTTATGATTCAAATTAAGAGGCTTGCTTCCTGTAATCCTGTTATACTGGAGAAATGTAAGACCCTTGTTTGCTGTAATATTAAGAAGGAGTTGGAACAGGCCAATGAGAGAGAGTgtgaaatgctgaaaaaaatctgGAGCTCAGCAGATGGGATAGAATCCATGTTAAAGTATGTTcaaacaaaaattgatgaattGTAA